One window of the Heliomicrobium undosum genome contains the following:
- a CDS encoding nucleotidyltransferase family protein — translation MAENCGRCGSISRDREEGVPSFFLCASSSSPHGGASFSSLGIAILAAGFSRRMGQQKLLLPLGEKPVLAHAMDRMNQLPWGRRLVVIGEPRQSLADLSMSRGFQAVYNEWREEGQASSVRLAVSTLCPLDGLSGFVFLPGDQPFIEPTLVTAMADAFFQKNDRRAIVVPRHEGQWRSPVLFGAAWRSALSTLTGDRGGRDLIQKNPGCVVSVDWADERPFADVDTWIDYEALQQQK, via the coding sequence ATGGCCGAGAACTGCGGGCGCTGCGGGTCTATCAGCCGCGATAGGGAAGAGGGAGTGCCCTCTTTCTTTTTATGCGCCTCTTCCTCTTCACCGCATGGCGGTGCTTCTTTCTCTTCTTTGGGCATCGCCATCCTGGCAGCAGGATTCTCGCGACGCATGGGGCAGCAGAAACTTCTGTTGCCCTTAGGAGAGAAACCTGTCTTGGCCCATGCCATGGACCGGATGAACCAATTGCCTTGGGGCCGTCGGCTCGTTGTCATCGGTGAGCCAAGGCAATCGCTCGCCGATCTGTCTATGAGTCGGGGGTTTCAGGCCGTTTACAACGAATGGCGCGAGGAAGGCCAGGCGTCTTCGGTCCGGCTGGCAGTCTCCACGTTGTGCCCACTAGATGGCCTGTCCGGCTTTGTCTTTTTGCCGGGCGATCAGCCTTTTATAGAACCGACTCTGGTGACAGCCATGGCTGACGCCTTTTTTCAAAAAAATGATCGGCGCGCCATCGTTGTTCCCCGGCACGAGGGACAGTGGCGCAGCCCGGTCCTCTTCGGCGCCGCCTGGCGATCTGCCTTGTCAACACTGACCGGTGACCGGGGAGGCCGGGATCTGATCCAGAAAAACCCGGGCTGTGTTGTTTCGGTCGACTGGGCGGACGAACGACCATTTGCAGACGTCGATACCTGGATTGATTATGAAGCCCTGCAACAGCAAAAGTGA
- a CDS encoding 5'-deoxyadenosine deaminase: MSRRIIIKDALIVTMNPQRQVIRGDLFICDGVISAIRPGGNPDPGGDLYPKGGPPSPFVADRIIDAKGRMVIPGIIQGHIHLCQTLFRGQADDLELLDWLKLRIWPLEGAHDCESLYTSARLGIGEMFRCGTTAIVDMATVHHTESVFQAIVDSGIRALSGKCMMDWGQDVPATLMEQREDSLQQSVDLLEKWHGKGDGRLHYAFAPRFAISCSEELLLEVGDLARRYGVMIHTHASENRGEIAIVQEERKMRNVLYFDHLGMAGENLILAHCIWLDETELDLIERRRIKVSHCPSCNLKLGSGIAPIPEMIRRNIAVSIGADGAPCNNNLDPFTEMRTAALIQKALHGPTAMPAWQVFELATLGGAQVMGMADRIGSLEVGKRADLAMLDLNGLHCAPIEGADVYAQLVYQARGNDVVLTMVDGRIVYEEGKLTTIDEKDLLRDASEAINRVVRRAGIVR, from the coding sequence TTGTCCCGCCGCATCATCATCAAAGACGCATTGATCGTGACTATGAATCCGCAACGCCAAGTTATCCGAGGAGACCTGTTTATCTGCGATGGGGTGATCTCGGCCATCCGCCCTGGAGGCAACCCTGACCCTGGAGGCGATCTTTACCCTAAAGGCGGCCCCCCATCCCCTTTCGTCGCCGACCGGATCATCGATGCGAAGGGACGCATGGTCATCCCCGGGATCATTCAAGGGCATATCCACCTCTGCCAGACCCTCTTTCGCGGTCAGGCCGACGACCTGGAACTGCTGGATTGGCTGAAACTGCGCATCTGGCCCCTCGAAGGCGCCCATGACTGCGAATCCCTCTACACGTCGGCCCGGCTGGGGATCGGCGAGATGTTTCGCTGCGGCACTACCGCCATCGTCGACATGGCCACCGTCCACCACACCGAATCGGTCTTTCAAGCCATCGTCGACTCAGGCATCCGCGCCTTAAGCGGCAAGTGCATGATGGATTGGGGGCAGGATGTTCCGGCCACCCTGATGGAACAGCGGGAGGACTCGCTCCAACAGAGCGTCGATCTCCTGGAAAAATGGCATGGGAAGGGCGATGGTCGGCTTCACTACGCCTTTGCGCCCCGCTTTGCCATATCCTGCAGCGAGGAACTGCTCCTCGAGGTGGGCGACCTAGCCCGGCGCTACGGCGTCATGATCCACACCCATGCATCGGAGAACCGGGGCGAGATCGCCATCGTCCAGGAAGAGCGCAAGATGCGCAACGTCCTCTACTTTGACCATTTGGGCATGGCCGGCGAGAACCTGATCCTTGCCCATTGCATTTGGCTCGATGAGACGGAACTGGACTTGATCGAACGTCGCCGCATAAAGGTGTCCCACTGTCCCTCCTGCAACCTGAAGCTCGGCTCCGGCATCGCGCCCATCCCGGAGATGATCCGCCGGAACATCGCCGTCTCCATCGGGGCCGACGGCGCCCCCTGCAACAACAACCTCGATCCCTTCACCGAGATGCGCACTGCGGCGCTGATCCAAAAAGCGCTCCATGGCCCGACAGCCATGCCGGCCTGGCAGGTCTTTGAGCTGGCCACCTTAGGCGGGGCACAGGTGATGGGGATGGCGGACCGCATCGGTTCTCTCGAGGTGGGGAAGCGGGCCGATTTGGCCATGCTCGATCTCAACGGCCTTCACTGCGCCCCCATCGAGGGCGCCGATGTGTACGCCCAACTGGTCTATCAGGCGCGGGGAAACGACGTGGTGTTGACCATGGTCGACGGTCGAATCGTCTATGAGGAAGGGAAACTGACCACGATCGATGAAAAGGACCTGCTCCGCGACGCGAGTGAAGCCATCAACCGTGTCGTCCGCAGGGCCGGGATCGTCCGATAA
- the yqeC gene encoding selenium cofactor biosynthesis protein YqeC has protein sequence MRLSEALGIMSPTVLSVVGAGGKSSLLMSLTDQWEAERIPYVLTTTTRMAYAQVEHLAPIFQEEFQPGLLQVLSDLGRFGRAGWFRSFSDEKVKGVPPEWVDRLCDYRCSWHLVIEADGAGGRLIKAPAAHEPAVPSRSDLTVGVLHLGAVGNAIDTTVVHRPGLVRPIIGKENGEPIEPVDLARLALHPKGIFRGAAGKRTLVLNSGDAGGDKEDLHRRWTEAIVDQIWKEGDGRIERVIRTKGYGRELRALRVYQPR, from the coding sequence GTGCGGTTATCAGAGGCGTTAGGCATCATGAGCCCGACGGTATTGTCGGTCGTCGGGGCAGGCGGAAAGAGTTCGCTTCTGATGTCTCTCACCGACCAGTGGGAAGCAGAACGGATCCCCTATGTGTTGACGACGACCACCCGAATGGCTTATGCCCAGGTGGAGCACCTGGCGCCCATCTTTCAGGAGGAATTTCAACCTGGGCTCTTGCAGGTGCTCTCCGACCTGGGGCGCTTCGGCCGGGCCGGTTGGTTCCGGAGTTTTTCCGATGAAAAAGTGAAAGGCGTTCCGCCGGAATGGGTGGATCGCCTTTGTGACTATCGATGTTCCTGGCATCTGGTCATCGAAGCGGACGGCGCCGGCGGCCGCCTGATCAAAGCGCCGGCCGCCCATGAACCGGCTGTGCCTTCTCGCAGCGATCTGACGGTCGGTGTTCTCCATCTCGGGGCCGTCGGAAATGCCATCGACACGACTGTCGTCCATCGCCCAGGACTTGTTCGACCCATCATCGGAAAGGAGAATGGGGAACCCATCGAACCGGTTGACCTGGCCCGGTTGGCCCTCCATCCGAAGGGGATTTTCCGGGGCGCGGCGGGAAAACGGACGCTTGTGCTGAACAGCGGCGACGCCGGAGGAGACAAGGAGGACCTGCATAGGCGCTGGACAGAAGCGATCGTTGACCAGATCTGGAAGGAAGGGGACGGCCGCATTGAGCGCGTCATCCGGACAAAAGGATATGGCCGAGAACTGCGGGCGCTGCGGGTCTATCAGCCGCGATAG